Proteins from a single region of Fundulus heteroclitus isolate FHET01 chromosome 12, MU-UCD_Fhet_4.1, whole genome shotgun sequence:
- the rilpl2 gene encoding RILP-like protein 2 has protein sequence MMEFGEESSPALAFEKDAFELTVEDVYDISYVIGRDLLKISSAGEEVSDLQFRIVRVLEMFETLVNKYNLSVEELRMERDNLKAELDRLLGEGSSSSGHSAREAGANQLVVDLNDPNRPRFTMQELKEVLQERNQLKAQLMVAQEELQLYKSGILPQPEPAMVDVDLETAAATQDTSSTINEKTTIGKLFSFRRK, from the exons ATGATGGAGTTCGGCGAGGAGTCGTCGCCCGCCCTGGCCTTTGAGAAGGACGCCTTTGAGCTCACCGTCGAGGATGTCTATGACATTTCCTACGTGATCGGCCGAGACTTGTTAAAAATCAGCAGCGCCGGCGAAGAGGTGTCCGACCTGCAGTTCAGGATAGTGCGGGTCCTGGAGATGTTCGAGACCCTGGTGAACAAGTACAATCTGTCCGTGGAGGAGCTGAGAATGGAGCGGGACAACCTGAAGGCAGAGCTGGACAGGCTCCTCGGGGAGGGCTCTTCCTCCTCCGGACACAGCGCG CGGGAAGCGGGGGCAAATCAGCTGGTGGTGGACCTGAACGACCCCAACAGACCGCGCTTCACCATGCAGGAGCTGAAGGAGGTCCTGCAGGAGAGGAACCAGCTGAAGGCTCAGCTCATGGTGGcccaggaggagctgcagctgtaCAAGAG TGGGATTCTGCCTCAACCTGAACCAGCCATGGTTGACGTGGACCTGGAAACAGCAGCAGCCACGCAGGACACTTCCTCCACAATAAACGAGAAGACAACTATAGGAAAACT GTTTTCCTTCAGGAGGAAATGA